A genomic window from Bradyrhizobium lupini includes:
- a CDS encoding acyl-CoA carboxylase subunit beta — protein MSILENTISPGSAAYRANRDGMLGLIDRMRALEERTRAASAAAKDRFHKRGQLLPRERVALVLDPGAPFIELSTLAGYMFDVSDPDKSVPGGGVIAGIGFVSGIRCMVSANDSGIDAGALQPYGLDKTIRVQELALENKLPYVQLVESAGANLLRYRVEDFVRGGNIFRNLARLSAAGLPVVTVTHGSSTAGGAYQTGLSDYIVMVRGRTRAFLAGPPLLKAATGEIATEEELGGAEMHTQVSGLGDYLAEDDRDALRIAREIMAALEWERPGRASAEYKPPRYDQDELLGIMPMDHKRSVDMKQVIARIVDDSDFTEMAPNYGPATVCGHARIEGQTIGIITNNGPLDPAGANKATHFIQACCQTRTPLLYLNNTTGYMVGKAYEEAGMIKHGSKMIQAVTSATVPQITIYCGASFGAGNYGMCGRGFHPRFCFSWPNAKTAVMGGEQAAETMAIVTEAAAARRGKPVEKEKLDGMKAQIVGVFDGQMDVFSTSARVLDDGVIDPRDTRAVLSEVLAICREGDARSPQRMQFSVARP, from the coding sequence ATGTCCATTCTCGAAAACACGATTTCTCCCGGCAGTGCCGCCTATCGCGCCAACCGCGACGGCATGCTTGGCCTGATCGACCGCATGCGCGCGCTGGAAGAGCGCACGCGTGCGGCATCAGCCGCGGCGAAAGACCGCTTCCACAAGCGCGGCCAGCTGTTGCCGCGCGAGCGCGTCGCGCTGGTGCTCGATCCCGGCGCGCCCTTCATCGAGCTGTCCACGCTCGCCGGCTACATGTTCGACGTATCTGATCCGGACAAGAGCGTCCCCGGCGGCGGCGTCATCGCCGGCATCGGTTTCGTCTCGGGCATCCGTTGCATGGTCAGCGCCAACGATTCCGGCATCGATGCCGGCGCGCTTCAGCCCTACGGCCTCGACAAGACGATACGCGTGCAGGAGCTCGCGCTGGAGAACAAGCTGCCTTACGTCCAGCTGGTCGAAAGCGCCGGCGCCAATCTCCTGCGCTACCGCGTCGAAGACTTTGTCCGCGGCGGCAACATCTTCCGCAATCTCGCGCGACTCTCCGCAGCGGGCCTGCCCGTCGTGACCGTAACCCATGGCTCCTCGACCGCCGGCGGCGCCTATCAGACCGGCCTGTCCGACTACATCGTCATGGTCCGTGGCCGCACCCGCGCCTTCCTCGCCGGGCCGCCGCTGCTGAAGGCCGCCACCGGCGAGATCGCGACCGAAGAGGAGCTTGGCGGCGCCGAGATGCACACGCAGGTGTCGGGACTTGGCGACTACCTCGCCGAGGATGACCGCGACGCCCTGCGCATCGCGCGCGAGATCATGGCGGCGCTGGAATGGGAACGGCCGGGCAGGGCGAGCGCGGAATATAAGCCGCCGCGCTACGATCAAGACGAACTGCTCGGCATTATGCCGATGGACCACAAGCGCTCCGTGGACATGAAGCAGGTGATCGCACGTATCGTCGATGATTCCGACTTCACCGAGATGGCGCCGAACTACGGCCCGGCCACCGTCTGCGGCCATGCCCGCATCGAGGGCCAGACCATCGGCATCATCACCAACAACGGTCCGCTCGATCCGGCCGGTGCCAACAAGGCGACGCATTTCATCCAGGCGTGCTGCCAAACCCGAACGCCGCTGCTCTATCTGAACAACACCACCGGCTACATGGTCGGCAAAGCTTACGAAGAAGCCGGCATGATCAAGCATGGCTCCAAGATGATCCAGGCGGTGACGTCGGCGACAGTGCCGCAGATCACCATCTATTGCGGCGCCTCGTTCGGCGCCGGCAATTACGGCATGTGCGGGCGCGGCTTCCATCCGCGCTTCTGCTTCTCCTGGCCCAACGCCAAGACTGCCGTGATGGGCGGTGAGCAGGCCGCCGAGACCATGGCGATCGTCACCGAAGCCGCAGCCGCGCGTCGCGGCAAGCCGGTCGAAAAAGAAAAGCTCGATGGCATGAAGGCGCAGATCGTCGGCGTGTTCGACGGCCAGATGGACGTGTTCTCGACCAGCGCGCGCGTGCTCGACGACGGCGTGATCGATCCGCGCGACACCCGCGCGGTGCTGTCCGAAGTGCTCGCGATCTGTCGTGAAGGTGACGCGCGGAGCCCACAGCGCATGCAATTCTCGGTGGCCCGCCCATGA
- a CDS encoding 3-keto-5-aminohexanoate cleavage protein produces MSDKAVITCALNGVLTDPKQHNVPVTPEQMAREAKAAFDAGASIMHIHLRQQAPDKGHLPSWEVSVSKEIQQAIREACPGVIINHTSGVSGPNYNGALDCIRETRPEIAACNAGSLNYLKVKADNSWAWPPMMFDNAVEKVKDYLDVMNAVGTIPEFECFDVGIVRCVGMYRQVGMYKGPLEYNFVMGVASGMPSDPDLLPILIKLKRPEAQFQVTAIGREEIWPLHQRCAELGGHLRTGLEDAFYLADGKKVTSNGQLIDAIAACARRAGREIASPAEARKIFGTNR; encoded by the coding sequence ATGAGCGACAAGGCCGTCATCACCTGCGCGCTGAACGGCGTGCTCACCGACCCGAAGCAGCACAACGTGCCTGTCACGCCCGAGCAGATGGCGCGCGAGGCCAAGGCTGCGTTCGATGCCGGCGCGTCCATCATGCACATCCATCTGCGTCAGCAGGCGCCGGACAAGGGGCATCTGCCGTCCTGGGAGGTCAGCGTCAGCAAGGAGATCCAGCAGGCGATTCGCGAAGCCTGCCCTGGCGTGATCATCAATCACACCTCCGGCGTCTCCGGGCCGAACTACAACGGTGCGCTGGATTGTATCCGCGAGACCAGGCCGGAGATCGCGGCCTGCAATGCCGGCTCGCTAAATTACCTGAAGGTGAAGGCCGACAACAGCTGGGCCTGGCCGCCGATGATGTTCGACAATGCGGTCGAGAAGGTGAAGGACTATCTCGACGTCATGAACGCGGTCGGTACCATCCCCGAATTCGAATGTTTTGACGTCGGCATCGTCCGCTGCGTCGGCATGTACCGCCAGGTCGGCATGTACAAGGGCCCGCTCGAGTATAACTTTGTGATGGGCGTCGCCTCCGGCATGCCGTCGGATCCCGATCTGCTGCCGATCCTGATCAAGCTGAAGCGTCCCGAGGCGCAATTTCAGGTCACCGCGATAGGCCGCGAAGAAATCTGGCCGCTGCACCAGCGCTGTGCGGAGCTCGGCGGTCATCTGCGCACCGGTCTCGAAGATGCCTTCTATCTCGCCGACGGCAAGAAGGTAACGTCGAACGGCCAGCTGATCGACGCCATCGCCGCCTGCGCCCGCCGTGCCGGCCGCGAGATCGCGAGCCCGGCGGAAGCGCGAAAGATTTTTGGGACGAATAGGTAA
- a CDS encoding AraC family transcriptional regulator, with protein MEDNGRESDHLMLITPERVFYAGLLGRPRKRTPGCCHVYVAVKGSLHLTIDDALATGELFVTLPNQRHSIASDYRTAISVTLEPESMPDGVIEVLAERLTGPDRAVYARKILAAYTLLRQRRYGDITTAEFDQMCFGEALPRRVLDPRVTRAVARIGRFTGEPVTADTCAAEAGLSASRFLHLFKEETGISFRSFRAWKRARHLLHFANQDLNLAHLAQDIGYPDSTHFSHSIRRFYGLKPRAIFVGSRDLAIYRSSETVRLAEAS; from the coding sequence ATGGAAGATAACGGTCGCGAATCCGACCATTTGATGCTGATCACGCCGGAGCGGGTATTCTATGCCGGCCTGCTCGGCCGCCCCCGCAAGCGGACGCCCGGCTGCTGCCATGTCTATGTCGCGGTGAAGGGCAGTCTGCATCTGACGATCGATGATGCGCTCGCCACCGGCGAGCTGTTCGTTACCCTACCGAACCAGCGGCATTCCATTGCGAGCGACTACCGCACCGCGATCAGCGTGACGCTGGAGCCGGAGAGCATGCCCGATGGCGTGATCGAGGTCCTGGCCGAGCGGCTCACCGGACCCGACAGGGCCGTCTATGCCCGCAAGATCCTCGCCGCCTACACGCTGCTGCGCCAGCGTCGCTACGGCGACATCACCACCGCCGAATTCGACCAGATGTGTTTTGGCGAGGCGCTGCCGCGCCGCGTGCTCGACCCCCGCGTGACGCGTGCGGTCGCCCGTATCGGCCGCTTCACGGGCGAACCCGTGACGGCGGACACATGCGCGGCGGAGGCCGGACTTTCCGCTTCGCGCTTCCTGCATCTGTTCAAGGAAGAGACCGGCATCTCGTTCCGCTCCTTCCGCGCCTGGAAGCGGGCGCGTCACCTGCTGCACTTCGCCAACCAGGACCTCAACCTCGCCCATCTCGCGCAGGACATCGGCTATCCCGACTCCACCCATTTCAGCCACTCGATCCGCCGCTTCTACGGCCTGAAGCCGCGCGCGATCTTCGTCGGCTCGCGCGATCTCGCGATCTATCGCAGCAGCGAGACCGTGAGGCTGGCGGAGGCGAGCTAG
- a CDS encoding glutathione S-transferase family protein — MITLYHCDAARSFRPLWMLEEMGLPYELKMLPFPPRVFAKEYLALNPLGTIPFMVDGETKMTESSGICHYLGIKHGPTPLMVGPEDPAYGAFVNWMYFSDATLTFPQTLVLRYTQLEPEERRNPQVAGDYAKWFLGRLRAVEAATANTEALCAGRFTAADIVIGYALRLADTIGLAKDFGPNVAAYWARLQQRDGFKRAVAAEQQAGVEQNVAPRVRA, encoded by the coding sequence ATGATCACGCTCTATCACTGCGACGCCGCGCGCTCATTCCGTCCGCTCTGGATGCTGGAGGAGATGGGGCTGCCCTACGAGCTCAAGATGCTGCCGTTCCCGCCGCGGGTCTTCGCCAAGGAGTATCTCGCGCTCAATCCGCTGGGCACGATTCCCTTCATGGTCGACGGCGAGACGAAAATGACCGAGTCCTCCGGCATCTGCCACTATCTCGGCATCAAGCATGGACCGACGCCACTGATGGTCGGACCCGAAGATCCCGCCTATGGCGCGTTCGTGAACTGGATGTATTTCAGCGACGCCACGTTAACCTTCCCGCAGACGCTGGTGCTCCGATACACCCAGCTCGAGCCGGAAGAGCGCCGCAATCCGCAGGTCGCCGGCGACTATGCCAAATGGTTTTTGGGCCGCCTGCGCGCCGTCGAGGCAGCCACCGCAAATACCGAGGCCTTGTGCGCGGGCCGCTTCACTGCCGCCGACATCGTGATCGGTTACGCGCTCCGCCTCGCCGATACTATCGGGCTTGCCAAGGATTTTGGGCCAAATGTCGCAGCCTATTGGGCGCGCTTGCAGCAACGGGATGGTTTCAAGCGCGCGGTTGCTGCGGAGCAACAGGCCGGCGTCGAGCAGAACGTGGCGCCAAGGGTGAGGGCCTGA
- a CDS encoding acyl-CoA dehydrogenase family protein yields the protein MLFTADHDEIRRSLQKFIANEINPHVDEWEKADIFPAHELFRKMGRLGFLGLNKPVEFGGSGLDYSYALMMAEELGAINCGGVPMAIGVQTDMATPALARFGSDEVRREFLAPSISGDYVACIGVSEPGAGSDVASIKTNARGDGDDYVIDGGKMWITNGTQADWICLLANTGDGSVHRNKSLICVPMKTKGVTVARKLDKMGMRSSDTAQIFFDNVRVPKRNRIGEEGKGFTYQMIQFQEERLWGAAACLKAHEYIINETIEYTRNRKAFGKSILDNQVVHFKLAEMQTEVELLRALIYRAGEALVAGEDVTKLATMAKLKAGRLGRELTDACLQYWGGMGFTNETPVSRAYRDSRLTSIGGGADEVMLMVLCKMMGTLPGSKGSS from the coding sequence ATGCTGTTCACCGCCGACCACGACGAGATCCGCCGTTCCTTGCAAAAATTCATTGCCAACGAGATCAATCCGCATGTCGATGAATGGGAGAAGGCCGACATCTTCCCGGCGCACGAGCTGTTCAGGAAGATGGGCAGGCTCGGCTTTCTCGGGCTGAACAAGCCGGTCGAATTCGGCGGCTCCGGCCTCGACTATTCCTATGCGCTGATGATGGCGGAGGAACTCGGCGCGATCAATTGCGGCGGCGTGCCGATGGCGATCGGGGTGCAGACCGACATGGCGACTCCTGCGCTGGCGCGGTTCGGCTCCGATGAAGTGCGGCGCGAATTCCTGGCGCCCTCGATCTCTGGCGACTATGTGGCCTGCATCGGCGTCTCGGAGCCCGGCGCGGGTTCTGACGTGGCCTCGATCAAGACCAATGCGCGCGGGGACGGCGACGATTACGTCATCGATGGTGGCAAGATGTGGATCACCAACGGCACCCAGGCCGACTGGATCTGTCTGCTCGCCAATACGGGCGACGGGTCCGTTCACCGCAACAAATCGCTGATCTGTGTGCCCATGAAGACCAAGGGCGTCACGGTCGCGCGCAAGCTCGACAAGATGGGCATGCGTTCCTCCGACACCGCGCAGATCTTCTTCGACAATGTCCGCGTGCCCAAGCGCAACCGGATCGGCGAGGAGGGCAAGGGCTTTACCTACCAGATGATCCAGTTCCAGGAGGAGCGGCTCTGGGGTGCGGCCGCCTGCCTGAAGGCGCATGAATACATTATCAACGAGACCATCGAATACACCCGCAATCGCAAGGCCTTTGGGAAGTCGATCCTCGACAACCAGGTCGTTCATTTCAAGCTCGCGGAGATGCAGACCGAGGTCGAGCTGTTGCGCGCGCTGATCTACCGTGCCGGAGAGGCGCTTGTGGCGGGCGAGGATGTCACGAAACTTGCGACCATGGCCAAGCTGAAGGCCGGGCGACTCGGCCGCGAGCTTACCGACGCCTGCTTGCAATATTGGGGTGGAATGGGCTTTACCAACGAGACGCCGGTCAGCCGTGCCTATCGCGACAGCCGTCTGACATCGATCGGCGGCGGCGCCGACGAGGTCATGCTGATGGTCCTGTGCAAGATGATGGGGACGCTGCCCGGCAGCAAAGGAAGTTCCTGA
- a CDS encoding acyl-CoA dehydrogenase family protein, producing the protein MMSPFYTAEHDAFREVMRRFVDKEIAPFAHEWDEAGEFPRALYRKAAEIGLLGLGFPEEYGGIAADQFMRIVASQELARAGAGGVSASLMSHTIGSPPVARAARPEVKARVLPQVLAGEKISALAITEPGGGSDVAGLRTKARRDGDHYVVSGEKTFITSGMRADYLTVAVRTGGEGAGGVSLLLIEGDTPGLSRTKLKKMGWWASDTATLHFDECRVPAENLIGEEGQGFKIIMRNFNSERMGMAAGCTAFARVCLDEAIAYAKERKTFGKPLAQHQVIRHKIVDMAQKVAASQAMLEMLAWRLEQGESPVAEICMMKNQATQTMAFCASEAVQIFGGAGFMRGIKAERIYREVKVNAIGGGTEEIMKDLASRQMGL; encoded by the coding sequence ATGATGAGCCCGTTCTATACCGCCGAGCATGACGCCTTTCGCGAGGTGATGCGCCGCTTCGTCGACAAGGAGATTGCGCCCTTCGCCCACGAGTGGGATGAGGCCGGTGAATTCCCCCGCGCGCTCTATCGCAAGGCGGCCGAGATCGGGCTCTTGGGACTCGGTTTCCCCGAGGAATATGGCGGGATCGCCGCCGACCAGTTCATGAGGATCGTCGCCAGCCAGGAGCTGGCGCGGGCTGGCGCCGGCGGTGTCAGCGCCAGCTTGATGAGCCATACGATCGGTTCGCCGCCGGTCGCGCGGGCCGCGCGCCCCGAGGTGAAGGCGCGCGTGCTGCCTCAGGTGCTCGCGGGTGAGAAAATCTCCGCGCTCGCGATCACCGAGCCGGGCGGCGGCTCTGATGTCGCGGGCCTCCGCACCAAGGCGCGGCGCGACGGAGATCACTACGTCGTGAGCGGCGAGAAGACCTTCATCACATCCGGGATGCGTGCCGACTATTTGACCGTTGCGGTGCGCACCGGCGGCGAGGGCGCCGGCGGCGTCAGCCTGCTCCTGATCGAGGGGGATACGCCCGGCCTGTCCCGGACAAAGCTGAAGAAGATGGGCTGGTGGGCCTCCGACACCGCGACCCTGCATTTCGACGAGTGCCGCGTACCGGCGGAAAACCTGATCGGCGAGGAAGGCCAGGGGTTCAAGATCATCATGCGGAATTTCAACAGCGAGCGCATGGGCATGGCGGCGGGCTGCACCGCGTTCGCGCGCGTCTGCCTCGACGAGGCCATTGCCTACGCCAAGGAGCGCAAGACCTTCGGCAAGCCGCTCGCGCAGCACCAGGTGATCCGCCACAAGATCGTCGACATGGCGCAGAAGGTCGCCGCATCGCAAGCGATGCTGGAGATGCTGGCCTGGCGGCTGGAGCAGGGCGAAAGCCCGGTCGCCGAAATCTGCATGATGAAGAACCAGGCGACCCAGACCATGGCGTTCTGCGCCTCGGAAGCGGTGCAGATTTTTGGCGGCGCCGGCTTCATGCGCGGCATCAAGGCCGAGCGCATCTACCGTGAGGTCAAGGTCAACGCGATCGGCGGCGGCACCGAGGAGATCATGAAGGATCTCGCGTCGCGGCAGATGGGGTTGTGA
- a CDS encoding long-chain fatty acid--CoA ligase, with translation MAVRYYDWIAHHGRRTPNKIAVIDLASERRFTYAQLDARISRLASFLRHALKVSRGERVAVLALNTTDTLEVQFACGRLGAIFVPLNTRLTVPELQFITADCAPKVMIHDTDLAETALAVARLCGIATSLLLGPSGTYEAGIAAAKPLEKIEEVTLDDVSTIMYTSGTTGHPKGATITHGMTFWNCVNLGGPACIGPSSVLLTVLPLFHTGGLNCYTNPVLHAGGTVMIMRAFDPGTALGLINDPAQGINVFFGVPAIYQFMAQHPAFATTDLGRLIVGGVGGAPMPVPLLKVWEARGVALQQGYGMTETSPAVLVLDREDAARKAGSAGKPVLHTEVRIVRPDGGDADVGELGELWVKGPNITPGYWNRPEANKTSFTDGWLHTGDATRVDEEGFYYIVDRWKDMYISGGENVYPAEVENVLHQLDAIAEAAVIGIPDPQWGEVGLAIVAAKPGQRLTETDVFAHCAANLARFKCPRQVRFVDALPRNATGKIHKPTLRKEFSGASEVDKKAANA, from the coding sequence TTGGCCGTTCGTTACTACGACTGGATCGCCCACCATGGCCGCCGCACACCGAACAAGATTGCGGTGATAGACCTCGCGAGCGAGCGCCGCTTTACCTATGCGCAGCTCGACGCGCGCATCTCGCGTCTCGCGTCATTTCTGCGCCATGCGCTGAAAGTCTCGCGCGGCGAGCGGGTCGCGGTGCTGGCGCTGAACACGACCGATACGCTGGAGGTGCAATTCGCCTGCGGGCGGTTAGGTGCGATCTTCGTGCCGCTGAACACCCGCCTCACCGTTCCCGAACTCCAGTTCATCACCGCAGATTGCGCGCCGAAGGTGATGATCCACGACACCGATCTCGCCGAAACGGCGCTGGCCGTGGCAAGGCTCTGCGGCATTGCGACGAGCCTGCTGCTTGGCCCCAGCGGGACTTATGAGGCCGGCATCGCCGCCGCAAAGCCACTCGAGAAAATCGAGGAGGTGACCCTCGATGACGTCTCGACCATCATGTACACCTCGGGCACAACGGGTCATCCCAAGGGCGCCACCATCACCCATGGCATGACCTTCTGGAATTGCGTCAATCTCGGCGGCCCAGCCTGCATCGGGCCGTCCTCGGTGCTGCTCACCGTGCTGCCGCTGTTCCACACCGGCGGCCTGAATTGCTACACCAATCCGGTGCTGCACGCCGGCGGCACCGTGATGATCATGCGCGCCTTCGATCCCGGCACGGCGCTCGGCCTGATCAACGATCCCGCACAGGGCATCAACGTGTTCTTCGGCGTGCCCGCGATCTACCAGTTCATGGCCCAGCATCCGGCGTTCGCGACCACCGACCTCGGCCGGTTGATCGTGGGAGGTGTCGGCGGCGCACCAATGCCGGTGCCGCTGCTCAAGGTGTGGGAGGCGCGTGGCGTCGCACTCCAGCAGGGCTACGGCATGACCGAGACCTCGCCGGCCGTGCTGGTGCTCGACCGCGAGGATGCGGCACGGAAAGCCGGCTCCGCCGGCAAGCCGGTGCTGCACACTGAAGTGCGCATCGTGCGTCCTGACGGCGGCGACGCCGATGTCGGCGAACTCGGCGAGCTCTGGGTCAAGGGACCGAACATTACGCCCGGCTACTGGAACAGGCCGGAGGCGAACAAGACGTCGTTCACCGATGGCTGGCTGCACACGGGCGACGCGACACGCGTCGATGAGGAAGGTTTTTATTACATCGTCGACCGCTGGAAGGACATGTACATTTCCGGTGGCGAGAACGTCTATCCGGCCGAGGTCGAGAACGTCCTGCACCAACTCGACGCTATCGCGGAAGCCGCCGTGATCGGCATTCCCGATCCGCAATGGGGCGAGGTTGGCCTCGCCATCGTCGCGGCCAAGCCCGGCCAGCGGTTGACCGAGACAGATGTCTTCGCGCACTGCGCGGCGAATCTCGCGCGCTTCAAATGTCCACGCCAGGTCCGCTTCGTCGATGCGTTACCCCGCAACGCCACCGGCAAGATCCACAAGCCGACCTTGCGCAAGGAATTCTCGGGCGCCTCGGAAGTCGACAAGAAAGCCGCCAACGCCTGA
- a CDS encoding ABC transporter substrate-binding protein, which produces MKKKLSLLAAATALVLLTAQTAYAQKAYDTGVTDTEIKIGNVEAYSGPASAYGVIGKTEEAYFKMINDQGGINGRKINWISYDDGYSPPKTVEQIRKLIESDEVFLVFNALGTPTQTAVQKYHNSKKVPQLFLATGASKWNDPKNFPWTMGFQPSYRVEAQIFAKYILKEKPDAKVAIFYANDDFGKDYLAGIKDVFGDKASKLIVAEESYETSEPSIDAHIVKLKGTGADVFVNIATPKFAAQAIKKIAELEWKPMHLMTDVSVSIGAVMKPAGLEASEGVLSAGYLKDASDPQWKDDEGMKKFMVFVDKYIPGANISDANLVYAYAAAQTMVQVLKQAGDNLTRENVMKQAASLKGFVPDTLIPGIKINTSATDFAPIEQLKMWRFKKGQWELFGDIISAETGG; this is translated from the coding sequence ATGAAAAAGAAACTCTCCCTGCTCGCCGCAGCAACGGCGTTGGTGCTGCTGACAGCCCAAACCGCGTATGCGCAAAAGGCGTACGACACCGGCGTCACCGACACCGAGATCAAGATCGGCAATGTCGAGGCCTATTCCGGCCCGGCTTCCGCCTACGGGGTCATCGGCAAGACCGAGGAAGCCTATTTCAAGATGATCAACGACCAGGGTGGCATCAACGGCCGAAAGATCAATTGGATCTCCTACGACGACGGCTACTCGCCGCCGAAGACCGTTGAGCAGATCCGCAAGCTGATCGAGAGCGACGAGGTCTTCCTGGTGTTCAACGCGCTGGGCACGCCGACCCAGACCGCCGTGCAGAAATATCATAATTCCAAGAAGGTGCCGCAGCTGTTCCTCGCCACAGGCGCCAGCAAGTGGAATGACCCGAAGAACTTTCCCTGGACGATGGGCTTCCAGCCCAGCTACCGCGTCGAGGCACAGATCTTCGCGAAGTATATTCTGAAGGAGAAGCCGGACGCGAAGGTCGCGATTTTTTATGCCAACGACGATTTCGGCAAGGACTACCTCGCCGGCATCAAGGACGTGTTCGGTGACAAGGCATCGAAACTGATCGTGGCCGAAGAGAGCTACGAGACGTCGGAACCCTCGATCGATGCTCATATCGTCAAGCTCAAGGGCACCGGCGCCGATGTCTTCGTAAACATCGCCACGCCGAAATTCGCGGCGCAGGCGATCAAGAAGATCGCGGAGCTGGAGTGGAAGCCGATGCATCTCATGACCGATGTCTCGGTGTCCATCGGCGCGGTGATGAAGCCTGCCGGCCTCGAGGCATCCGAAGGGGTGCTGTCGGCTGGTTATCTGAAGGATGCGTCGGATCCGCAGTGGAAGGATGATGAGGGCATGAAGAAGTTCATGGTCTTCGTCGACAAATACATACCCGGTGCAAATATTTCGGACGCCAATCTGGTTTACGCCTATGCCGCAGCCCAGACGATGGTGCAGGTGCTGAAGCAGGCGGGGGACAATCTGACCCGTGAGAATGTGATGAAGCAGGCAGCGAGCCTGAAGGGCTTCGTGCCCGACACACTGATCCCGGGCATCAAGATCAACACCTCCGCCACGGACTTCGCGCCGATCGAGCAGCTCAAGATGTGGCGGTTCAAGAAGGGCCAGTGGGAACTGTTCGGCGATATCATCAGCGCCGAAACGGGCGGCTAG
- a CDS encoding glycosyltransferase family 2 protein, producing the protein MSWLGWTSQTADTSLYEIILVVPPDFTAREQLKALAGNRARLEFTDSEHDIGLCAFGATKARGSYLFFTESHCRPEPDVIELCIRAIDTHPDWAGFSCRSIPICHNRLSVAEAAMYQADIEFGMKQHPWRKVLDQCFVTRHDVYRECGGLREELGHFAEWVLAAAYHARGHSIGYLEEARFHHYYVGEIGELKQFTLDFVQGEIRYLSEARNDAGSELLDIPVEWSSRSEAGASLARNALNALLRSSLGDGGGGPGEKWVAVWRWAVPALLGGLGARGFARLAAWHARAVLVAVTAAGSSDAIARWMRRYIAALIRHQRLDCIHRLGRDAGPVDGLLGERVVAQIGFHAEEFSAGHTFRWSEPEAAVRIKGKPGRTIVRVRSPALRAPLDTIDTRFYVDGTAIRPEAVVTGCDSYRLSLDLPPSGIATLAWACPMFRGVGDSRRLGLPIAGIDVGDDMIEVESAGTAPSLAGKE; encoded by the coding sequence ATGTCCTGGCTCGGCTGGACGTCGCAAACTGCCGACACATCGCTCTACGAGATCATTCTGGTCGTGCCTCCGGATTTCACGGCACGCGAGCAGTTGAAGGCGCTGGCCGGCAACAGGGCTCGCCTCGAATTCACCGATTCCGAACACGACATCGGGCTCTGCGCATTCGGCGCGACGAAGGCGCGCGGCAGCTATCTGTTCTTCACGGAATCGCACTGCCGGCCCGAACCCGACGTGATCGAACTCTGCATTCGCGCGATCGATACTCATCCCGATTGGGCCGGCTTTTCCTGCCGTTCGATCCCGATCTGCCATAACCGGTTATCCGTGGCAGAGGCCGCCATGTACCAGGCCGACATCGAGTTCGGTATGAAGCAGCATCCCTGGCGCAAGGTCCTGGATCAGTGTTTCGTGACGCGGCACGACGTCTACCGGGAATGCGGCGGCCTGCGCGAGGAGCTCGGTCATTTCGCCGAATGGGTGCTCGCCGCCGCCTATCACGCGAGAGGTCATTCCATCGGCTATCTCGAGGAGGCGCGCTTCCATCACTACTATGTCGGTGAGATCGGCGAGCTGAAGCAATTCACGCTCGACTTCGTGCAAGGCGAGATTCGCTATCTGAGCGAGGCCCGCAACGATGCCGGCAGCGAGCTGCTCGACATTCCGGTCGAGTGGAGCTCGCGGAGCGAGGCCGGCGCGTCGCTCGCCCGCAATGCACTGAACGCGCTCCTGCGCTCCAGCCTCGGTGACGGCGGGGGAGGGCCTGGCGAGAAATGGGTGGCGGTATGGCGTTGGGCCGTGCCGGCGCTGCTCGGCGGTCTCGGCGCGCGCGGTTTCGCGCGGCTGGCGGCATGGCACGCGCGGGCCGTGCTGGTCGCTGTGACGGCCGCCGGATCGAGCGATGCGATCGCGCGATGGATGCGGCGATACATCGCCGCGCTGATCCGGCATCAGAGGCTCGATTGCATTCACCGTCTCGGACGAGATGCGGGACCTGTTGACGGGCTCCTTGGTGAGCGCGTTGTCGCGCAGATCGGATTCCATGCCGAAGAGTTCTCTGCCGGTCACACTTTCCGCTGGAGCGAACCAGAGGCAGCCGTGCGCATCAAGGGGAAGCCGGGCCGCACCATTGTCCGCGTTCGAAGCCCCGCACTTCGCGCACCGCTAGATACGATAGACACGCGATTCTATGTCGATGGCACGGCCATCCGCCCCGAAGCGGTCGTGACCGGTTGTGACAGCTACAGGCTGAGCCTCGATCTGCCGCCGTCAGGCATCGCCACCCTCGCCTGGGCATGCCCCATGTTCAGGGGCGTCGGCGATTCGCGTCGTCTCGGCCTGCCGATCGCGGGCATCGACGTCGGCGACGACATGATCGAGGTTGAAAGCGCGGGAACAGCGCCGTCGCTTGCTGGAAAAGAATAG